In Dysidea avara chromosome 6, odDysAvar1.4, whole genome shotgun sequence, the genomic stretch AAAGAAACTTCGTTCATTGTATGTGACAGAATATGTTGTGGAACTAGATACTCACTGAGATGGTGAAGGATGACTTGAATGCAGCTGATATCTTTGGGTACTGGAACAGATTTAATTTGCAATACCTTGACTGAATTTTATCCCTGCAAACTTATCAAAGCCACTCAATTTAcgaaaacaaataataataacaataataatatgtgTTACACTCATTGTTCTATTTCACTATTCCTAGTCTGTCATTCCTGCTTTTTTCACACAGTCATTGGAGCATCCGATCAAGAATTACCACTTTGCAAAATAACTCCTCTTTGTACATTgtgatacatacagtatgtatttcACACTTTTGGCATTGTAGAGAGTGGCAGATCTATACTTAGTACTGTAAGACACCCACCAGTTAACCAACATAgctacataataaaattatgtatAAAATTCCACTTACAGAATTTTACCATTTGCATGCACGAATGCTCCCTAATATTGACAGCTTTTATTTGGCTTCTATCAACTGCATAGACAATCAGtataacaaaaataaaaaataaactaACATACAGACTAAATGATATGTTTAATAAGCTATAATCAACACATTACTGCATATAACGTCAGTATTTGATAGAGATCTGGACCCTTTTGTTCTGATAGTCACTGACATAGATGCTACCATTAGGACTGAGAGCTATCCCTACAGGAAAGTCAAATTGACCACCCTCAGATCCATGGGATCCAAAACAATGAATTATACTACCATCATGGTCAAAGATAGAAACGCGGTGATTGTCATCAGTTACAAAGATGCGGCCTTTGACACCAGTGGTAAGACTATATGGATAACTTAACAAGCCCCTGTCAGTTTCTTGTTTACCAAACTTGCAGACACAACAACCAtcaagagtaaaagtgactatGCAGTGACCACTATGGTCAGCAACAACCAACTGATTATTGACATTAACTGCTACATCCCTAGGACCATCTAACTTATCAGAAACAAAAGGGATGCAAAACTTACCATCGTACTGAAACACTGCTATACGATGGTTACCATAATCAGCAACATATACCCTGCCATCGTGTGTTGTGATACCATAAGGCTCCATCAGTTGACCAGTACCAGATTCTCCAAACGTGAGCAAGAAGTTACCATTGATATCAAACTTCTGTACCCTGTGGTTACCAGTATctactatatatacaagtgattatcattatcaaatgCAATACCACAGGGACGATCGAATTGACTCTTTTCCTTGCCTTTACTGCCAAACTTCTTAACTAGCTGATTTTGACCATCAAAGATGCACACACAATGATCAGCAGTTTGAGTTACTGCCCATATACTCCATATTTACCCAATGCAATGCCCCATGGCTTACCCATTCTACGACTATTATTCTCTATTTTGTCAGGCAGTCTAAGGTGCTGATAATTCCTAAGCATAGTAATGCTATGAGGGCTCTTCATAATTCCCAGACCATTTATGGACACATGTAACTTTGCATCACCATCATGGTCTCCTTGAAATGAAGCCACATAACTGCCATCACCATAGTCTTTCACTTCTAAAGGTTTTATTTCACCTGTGCTCTCTTCCAATTGCATAGAGACCTTATTACCACCGATAGAGCAGTAGTGACTTTTGCCATCTTTTGTTAGGAGAGTGGCAGTAACCTCTTTTTTTACTTTAGTTTCATCTGGAATCAACAATTCGGAATTATTTGAAATGGAACATACAGAAAGATGAAAAAATTGAGGTAAAGTAAGGGAGTTTGGAGGCAATAATTTAATGTTATTGGTCTCTTCTGGTTGAAGATTTATCTTGTGGCTTGATGGATTAAAAGAACAGTCATCAATCATTTGCTTCTCATCCATTGCAACCAAAATTTCTTGGTAAGATTTTTTCTGCGGGGCATCATACATTGGTTTCATTTTAAGCATTTTCTCTTTTGTCTGATCCACATTTTTCAGTTGTTTTCTTAGTACCCCCTTCTTCTGTTCCACTGCATCATTTACTTGCTGCTTCATGTATTCCCTTTGTTCTCTCAATTTTCGCTCCAGTTTACTATAATAATTTTCTATCTCTCTTATGATATCATCACGTTGTTTTTCTATCTCAGTAATTTTAAAAACCCCTTCAGAGAGGTCATTGATCATTTCATCTATTTTATTAGCAGACTCCTTTAATTTATTCTTGTACTGAGCAACTGCTTTTTCAGATGTGCAGTAACTATGTTTAGAGTGCTTTCCAATTTGTGTACAAAGGATGCAGATGAATTTCTTACAATCACTGCAGTAATGTTCACATTTAGCATCACTAATAAGGTGTTCATTGCAAACTTGCATGGTGGTAGCTAACCTGTATAACAATACAAGTTTAATGCAAACTGAGGCAAATAGTAAAGTTTCTTTGCtaatattatgcataaattaatacattgttttaTTGGCAATTATGCTAGTCCAGATCTATAGGGAGACCTTCAATGAACCAGATTGCATTTCCAATCAGTGAGCATGTTTATAGATATGTAGCTATAATTGAAATGCATGGTACACTGGTC encodes the following:
- the LOC136259262 gene encoding tripartite motif-containing protein 2-like; the encoded protein is MQVCNEHLISDAKCEHYCSDCKKFICILCTQIGKHSKHSYCTSEKAVAQYKNKLKESANKIDEMINDLSEGVFKITEIEKQRDDIIREIENYYSKLERKLREQREYMKQQVNDAVEQKKGVLRKQLKNVDQTKEKMLKMKPMYDAPQKKSYQEILVAMDEKQMIDDCSFNPSSHKINLQPEETNNIKLLPPNSLTLPQFFHLSVCSISNNSELLIPDETKVKKEVTATLLTKDGKSHYCSIGGNKVSMQLEESTGEIKPLEVKDYGDGSYVASFQGDHDGDAKLHVSINGLGIMKSPHSITMLRNYQHLRLPDKIENNSRRMVDTGNHRVQKFDINGNFLLTFGESGTGQLMEPYGITTHDGRVYVADYGNHRIAVFQYDGKFCIPFVSDKLDGPRDVAVNVNNQLVVADHSGHCIVTFTLDGCCVCKFGKQETDRGLLSYPYSLTTGVKGRIFVTDDNHRVSIFDHDGSIIHCFGSHGSEGGQFDFPVGIALSPNGSIYVSDYQNKRVQISIKY